One segment of uncultured Campylobacter sp. DNA contains the following:
- a CDS encoding FKBP-type peptidyl-prolyl cis-trans isomerase — translation MANNRVIKMHYELKDGKTGEILESNLNSDPIAFLSGKDQIIQKLEDEILNLQAGESKTVLISPSDGVGEYREDAVQILPKEQFAGIDLVVGMELFGQAEDGATTRVSVKSIGEQDVTIDFNHPFAGKELEFNVKIVENREATADEILTGQPEGAHSCGCGHNHHHEGHECCGGHGHDHAEDHECCGGHGHADGHECCGGHDHGKDHECCGGHHHEH, via the coding sequence ATGGCTAACAACCGAGTTATAAAGATGCATTATGAGCTAAAAGACGGCAAAACCGGCGAAATTTTAGAGTCAAATTTAAACTCCGACCCGATCGCCTTTCTTAGCGGCAAAGATCAAATCATCCAAAAGCTGGAAGATGAAATTTTAAATCTACAAGCGGGCGAGAGCAAAACGGTTCTAATAAGCCCTAGTGACGGGGTCGGCGAGTATAGAGAAGACGCCGTGCAAATCCTGCCTAAAGAGCAGTTTGCGGGCATCGATCTGGTCGTCGGTATGGAGCTTTTCGGTCAGGCGGAGGACGGCGCGACTACCCGCGTGAGCGTCAAATCTATCGGCGAGCAGGACGTTACCATCGACTTTAACCATCCATTCGCGGGCAAGGAGCTGGAATTTAACGTAAAAATCGTCGAGAACCGCGAAGCGACGGCGGACGAAATTCTTACCGGGCAGCCGGAGGGTGCGCACAGCTGCGGTTGCGGACATAACCATCATCACGAGGGACACGAGTGTTGCGGCGGACACGGACACGATCACGCGGAGGATCACGAGTGTTGCGGAGGTCATGGGCATGCAGACGGTCATGAATGCTGCGGAGGTCACGATCACGGAAAAGATCACGAGTGTTGCGGCGGGCACCACCACGAGCATTAG
- a CDS encoding OmpA family protein has product MKHLVLSSIAVAALLLSGCSKKTPEADTTSTSDADRLAALASQIQSEVGTVYFDFDKFNIRADQQGTINNNAALFNQAGAESLTVKVEGNCDEWGSDEYNYALGLKRATAAKDALVAQGVNESRISVVSYGESNMACTEHSKECDAQNRRDEFKVGF; this is encoded by the coding sequence ATGAAACATTTAGTTTTATCTTCGATAGCAGTTGCTGCTCTACTATTGAGCGGTTGTTCTAAAAAGACCCCAGAGGCCGATACTACAAGTACAAGTGATGCAGATAGACTAGCTGCTTTGGCATCTCAGATCCAAAGTGAAGTTGGCACTGTTTATTTCGACTTTGATAAATTTAATATTAGAGCCGATCAACAAGGCACAATCAATAATAACGCAGCTCTATTCAACCAAGCAGGCGCAGAGTCTCTAACTGTTAAAGTTGAGGGTAACTGCGATGAGTGGGGTTCTGATGAGTACAACTATGCTCTTGGTCTAAAGAGAGCTACTGCAGCTAAAGACGCATTGGTTGCTCAAGGCGTAAATGAGAGCAGAATTTCCGTAGTAAGCTACGGCGAGAGCAATATGGCTTGCACAGAGCATTCTAAAGAGTGCGACGCTCAAAACAGACGCGACGAATTCAAAGTTGGATTCTAA
- a CDS encoding ACP S-malonyltransferase — protein sequence MKFAFIFPGQGCQSVGMGREFYENSASACALLDEASDFTGIDFKNLLFEPNDKLDVSEFTQPAIALNSMMALAALQERLDQEKLNIAPQFLLGHSLGEFSALSAAGGIEPKRMLKLVNIRGRLMQNACEGKGAGMMVILALADEAVEKICADAASVGKQVWAANYNCDGQIVVAGKKDDLAALEGEFKAAGAKRAMLLNMSVASHCPMLGSASDELLEFLRPALKESFAPVVANATARTYMTKSEALELLKAQLISPVLYKQSIKNYEGEADCFVEFGAAVLKGINKKITQKPTFSITDLASLDEFLKFAKENG from the coding sequence ATGAAATTCGCTTTTATCTTCCCCGGACAGGGCTGCCAAAGCGTAGGCATGGGCAGGGAGTTTTACGAAAACTCCGCTTCTGCGTGCGCGCTTTTGGATGAGGCTTCAGACTTTACCGGTATCGATTTTAAAAATTTACTATTTGAGCCTAACGACAAGCTCGACGTTTCGGAATTTACGCAGCCTGCTATCGCGCTAAATTCTATGATGGCGCTTGCGGCGCTGCAAGAAAGGCTGGATCAAGAAAAGCTTAATATCGCTCCGCAGTTTTTGCTCGGGCATTCGCTGGGCGAGTTTAGCGCGCTAAGCGCTGCGGGAGGCATAGAACCAAAGCGGATGCTAAAGCTAGTAAATATTCGCGGCAGGCTTATGCAGAACGCCTGCGAGGGCAAAGGCGCCGGAATGATGGTGATCTTGGCTCTTGCCGACGAGGCGGTTGAAAAAATTTGCGCGGATGCGGCGAGTGTAGGCAAGCAGGTTTGGGCGGCGAATTATAACTGCGACGGGCAGATCGTAGTTGCGGGCAAAAAAGATGATCTCGCAGCACTCGAGGGCGAGTTTAAGGCTGCGGGTGCAAAGCGCGCGATGCTGCTGAATATGAGCGTCGCAAGCCACTGCCCGATGCTAGGGAGTGCCAGCGACGAGCTTTTGGAATTTTTACGCCCCGCGCTAAAAGAGAGCTTCGCTCCCGTCGTCGCTAACGCCACGGCGCGAACATATATGACAAAATCCGAAGCGCTGGAGCTGCTTAAAGCCCAGCTTATCAGCCCCGTGCTTTACAAGCAAAGCATCAAAAATTATGAGGGCGAGGCAGACTGCTTTGTCGAGTTCGGCGCGGCGGTTTTAAAAGGGATAAACAAAAAGATCACGCAGAAGCCGACCTTCAGCATCACGGATCTTGCGAGCTTAGATGAGTTTTTGAAATTTGCAAAGGAGAACGGATGA
- a CDS encoding tetratricopeptide repeat protein, which yields MKFKNFTVAALLGAATFLNAETSAFDAGNIDSGSSYGLTENEQVLRDNRKRISEMQTSVDNTRESVEGLRSVLEGTNSKISNLENRVADLEIRATGKSQGSSELDQMKRDIATIKAQIAEINKKLGSGGSVKKNAELDAATAPAPASTKTDSDFKSKDQASVLKEADALYAKKDYSGAKERYTHLVSKNYKPAKANYMLGEISYFSGSYAEAINYYKKSISHNESQDYTPKLLYHTAISFDKIGDKDSADKFYKALKASYPDSKEAKAAPTR from the coding sequence TTGAAATTTAAAAATTTCACGGTGGCAGCTCTTTTGGGAGCTGCCACTTTTTTAAATGCAGAAACTTCTGCATTTGATGCTGGCAATATTGATTCAGGCAGCTCTTACGGACTAACTGAAAACGAGCAGGTATTGCGTGACAATCGCAAGCGTATAAGCGAGATGCAAACTAGCGTAGATAATACACGCGAGAGCGTCGAAGGTTTGCGAAGTGTCCTTGAAGGAACAAATTCTAAAATTTCGAACCTGGAAAACAGGGTAGCGGATCTAGAAATTCGCGCTACCGGCAAAAGCCAAGGCAGCAGCGAGCTAGATCAGATGAAACGAGACATTGCTACTATAAAAGCTCAAATCGCGGAGATCAATAAAAAATTAGGTAGCGGCGGCAGCGTAAAAAAAAACGCTGAATTAGACGCAGCCACTGCTCCGGCTCCCGCTAGCACAAAAACAGATTCCGATTTTAAATCAAAAGATCAGGCTTCGGTGTTGAAAGAGGCCGATGCTTTATATGCTAAAAAAGACTATTCCGGCGCAAAAGAGCGCTACACCCATCTAGTATCCAAAAATTACAAGCCAGCGAAGGCAAACTATATGCTGGGCGAAATTTCATATTTTTCCGGCTCATACGCAGAAGCGATAAACTATTACAAAAAGAGCATCTCGCACAACGAGAGCCAAGACTACACCCCAAAGCTCCTCTATCACACCGCGATCAGCTTCGATAAGATCGGCGATAAAGACAGCGCAGATAAATTCTACAAAGCGCTAAAGGCTTCATATCCGGACTCCAAAGAAGCCAAAGCCGCGCCCACTAGATAA
- a CDS encoding 5'-methylthioadenosine/adenosylhomocysteine nucleosidase, with product MKVAILGAMPEEIEPLLFALRERGVSVEAVEHANNKFYAAKLNGHDLVIAYSKIGKVNSALTATVMIEKFGARALIFTGVAGALKRGIKIGEILYATSLVQHDLDITAFGHPYGFVPGSKISVQTDTKLNSIAQSVAEQLGITLKSGVIASGDQFVSGEERKSWIERTFDASAVEMEGASVAQVCDALGVPFCVLRAISDEAGHKAEFDFDEFMVKSAQTSADFVLKMIERL from the coding sequence ATGAAAGTTGCGATCTTAGGCGCGATGCCCGAAGAGATCGAGCCGCTGCTGTTCGCGCTGCGCGAGCGTGGCGTGAGCGTGGAGGCTGTGGAGCATGCGAATAATAAATTCTACGCCGCTAAGCTTAACGGTCACGATCTCGTGATCGCATATTCGAAGATCGGCAAGGTAAATTCCGCCCTGACCGCTACGGTTATGATCGAGAAATTCGGCGCGCGCGCGCTCATTTTTACGGGCGTCGCGGGAGCTTTGAAGCGCGGCATTAAGATCGGCGAAATTTTATACGCCACCTCGCTCGTGCAGCACGATCTAGATATCACGGCGTTTGGACATCCGTACGGATTCGTGCCGGGAAGTAAAATTTCGGTTCAAACCGATACGAAGCTAAACTCCATCGCGCAAAGCGTCGCCGAGCAGCTAGGCATCACGCTAAAATCAGGCGTCATAGCTAGCGGCGATCAGTTCGTAAGCGGTGAGGAGCGTAAAAGCTGGATCGAGCGGACGTTTGATGCGAGCGCGGTCGAGATGGAGGGAGCGAGCGTAGCGCAGGTGTGCGACGCGCTGGGCGTGCCGTTTTGCGTGCTGCGCGCGATAAGCGACGAGGCGGGGCACAAAGCCGAGTTCGACTTTGACGAGTTTATGGTAAAAAGCGCGCAGACGAGCGCAGATTTTGTCCTAAAAATGATCGAGAGGTTATGA
- a CDS encoding ATP-binding protein, translating into MINLSKKLLRRVGQTNAKYKMFERGDKILLALSGGKDSMSLAHVLKHFQSVSPLDWEFRAVTVTYGIGEDLREISAHFKEHEIPYEIIDTKIFEFGKEKIRANTTFCSFCSRMRRGYIYSYALEHGFNKIAIAHHLDDAAESFFMNFTFNGALRTLAPRYVAENGLVIIRPFILARERQIAACARDNELPIMREEEVCPAKQYGGKEPTARAATKELLAQYEKTHPRFFISLQAAFANIHEETFFEPKF; encoded by the coding sequence ATGATAAACCTCTCCAAAAAGCTACTTCGCCGCGTCGGACAAACCAACGCCAAATACAAGATGTTCGAGCGCGGCGATAAAATTTTACTAGCTCTTAGCGGCGGCAAAGACAGTATGAGCCTGGCGCACGTGCTGAAGCACTTCCAAAGCGTAAGCCCGCTAGATTGGGAGTTTCGAGCCGTTACCGTCACCTACGGTATCGGCGAGGACCTGCGCGAGATAAGCGCCCATTTTAAAGAGCACGAGATCCCCTACGAGATAATCGATACTAAAATTTTTGAATTCGGCAAGGAAAAGATCCGCGCAAACACTACGTTTTGCAGCTTTTGCTCGCGTATGAGGCGCGGATACATCTACTCCTACGCGCTTGAACACGGCTTTAATAAGATCGCCATCGCCCACCACCTCGACGACGCCGCGGAGAGCTTTTTTATGAATTTCACCTTCAACGGTGCGCTTCGAACTCTCGCTCCGCGCTATGTCGCCGAAAACGGGCTTGTGATCATCCGTCCGTTCATTCTTGCGCGCGAGCGCCAAATCGCCGCTTGTGCTAGAGATAACGAGCTTCCGATCATGCGCGAGGAGGAGGTTTGCCCCGCGAAGCAATACGGTGGCAAGGAGCCTACCGCGCGTGCCGCTACGAAGGAGCTTTTGGCGCAGTACGAAAAGACCCATCCGAGGTTTTTTATCAGCCTGCAAGCCGCCTTTGCCAACATCCACGAAGAAACCTTTTTTGAGCCCAAATTTTAA
- a CDS encoding TonB C-terminal domain-containing protein produces MANYSNFTEVKYDNFKSFLIALFAYLLVIFVLLYQISKPQEKFKKYTDNPNDYMDVTFDFEIDDKLPSAPEIAKETKQGEFENKNVKDVPEDKIKTTAQVVPPSPVQAKPKEPEKPKEEPKPEPKKDESKAEPKKEEPKPEPKLEDKPSEKVVEKKEEAKPEPKKEEKPSLSDLFSDTTKDNKKLEESAKASDAVQSNKKSDKETATSSAKDKAASKNAVVKSDKLGGRTQRTGEYNAYYGAIEKKLQVLWSRYVATAKDDARIKIVFSADGRVADYTIIELGRETEFNQKLRDFLDNLSTQSFPKSPDGASHEIDTRMSDVMKTN; encoded by the coding sequence ATGGCTAATTATTCAAATTTTACGGAGGTTAAATACGATAATTTTAAATCGTTTTTAATCGCCCTTTTTGCCTATCTGCTGGTGATTTTTGTTCTTTTATATCAAATTTCAAAGCCACAGGAAAAATTTAAAAAATATACTGACAATCCCAACGATTATATGGATGTTACTTTTGATTTCGAAATAGATGATAAACTTCCGTCCGCGCCTGAAATCGCTAAAGAAACAAAGCAAGGCGAGTTTGAAAATAAGAATGTGAAGGATGTGCCGGAGGATAAAATTAAGACTACGGCGCAAGTAGTCCCGCCTTCTCCGGTGCAGGCAAAGCCGAAAGAGCCCGAAAAGCCGAAGGAAGAGCCGAAGCCGGAACCTAAAAAGGACGAGTCTAAAGCTGAGCCCAAAAAAGAGGAGCCCAAGCCTGAGCCTAAGTTGGAAGATAAACCTTCCGAAAAAGTAGTAGAGAAAAAAGAGGAAGCTAAGCCGGAGCCGAAAAAAGAGGAAAAACCGAGCTTGAGCGATCTTTTTTCGGATACGACTAAGGACAATAAGAAGCTTGAGGAGAGCGCTAAAGCTAGCGACGCCGTTCAGAGTAACAAAAAGTCCGATAAAGAAACCGCCACCTCTAGTGCTAAGGATAAAGCGGCATCTAAAAATGCTGTGGTCAAATCCGATAAGCTTGGCGGCAGGACGCAAAGGACGGGCGAGTATAACGCTTATTACGGCGCTATCGAGAAGAAGCTTCAAGTTCTATGGAGCAGATATGTGGCAACCGCGAAGGACGACGCAAGGATTAAGATAGTCTTTAGCGCAGATGGGCGAGTAGCGGATTATACTATTATAGAGCTGGGGCGAGAGACGGAATTTAACCAGAAGTTGCGAGATTTTTTGGATAATCTATCGACTCAGAGTTTCCCGAAATCTCCCGACGGAGCGTCGCACGAGATTGATACTAGGATGTCCGACGTAATGAAGACAAATTAG
- the tolB gene encoding Tol-Pal system protein TolB — MKKLLLILAFCSSIFAADATMSIVNEGVNLPKIVVQDASNLANSEFGNKFFKLMVGDLKVGATFEVSDEYLQSSYDAGASDNLGSSGAALIVRYAVSDKSSPMSLKAKVLEANSGRVMYEKSFTLSNAEKYPFLAHMAVSEIVKQLGYSNVDWMKEMILLSRYTSTRESEIMVADYTLTYQQVVLRGGLNIFPKWASAAQNEFYYTYYVNKNTPAIYKFNLSNGSKSKIFTGHGMTIASDVSADGRKLLITNAPKDQPDIYLYDIASGSAKQITDYAGIDVNGNFIDGDSRVAFVSDRLGYPNVFATSINGGNVQQLVYHGKNNNSISTNGNYVTYSSRDGGGGFNIYLISTQTDMIRQLTASGKNMFPRFSSDGGSIMFIKQDGSGSSVGIIRVNENKSFQFPLRVGKIQSVDW; from the coding sequence ATGAAGAAACTACTTTTGATTCTTGCATTTTGTAGTAGCATTTTCGCGGCAGATGCGACTATGTCTATCGTAAACGAAGGGGTAAATCTCCCTAAAATCGTTGTTCAGGATGCATCGAACCTTGCAAATTCAGAATTTGGCAACAAATTCTTTAAACTTATGGTGGGCGATCTAAAGGTCGGCGCGACTTTTGAAGTCAGTGACGAGTATCTACAAAGCAGCTATGATGCGGGCGCTTCCGATAATCTAGGCTCTAGCGGTGCCGCTCTGATCGTGCGCTACGCGGTAAGTGATAAAAGCTCGCCGATGAGCCTAAAAGCCAAAGTGCTCGAGGCGAACAGCGGCAGGGTGATGTACGAGAAGAGCTTTACGCTTTCAAATGCCGAGAAATATCCGTTTTTAGCCCATATGGCGGTATCTGAGATCGTCAAGCAGCTAGGGTACTCAAACGTCGATTGGATGAAGGAGATGATTTTGCTATCGCGCTACACTTCGACGCGTGAGAGCGAGATCATGGTGGCTGATTATACGCTTACCTATCAGCAGGTGGTGCTTCGCGGCGGATTAAATATCTTCCCTAAATGGGCAAGCGCGGCGCAGAACGAATTTTATTATACCTACTATGTCAATAAAAATACCCCTGCTATCTATAAATTTAATCTATCCAACGGTAGCAAGAGTAAAATTTTTACCGGTCACGGCATGACAATAGCTTCAGATGTAAGCGCCGACGGCAGAAAGCTTTTAATCACTAATGCGCCTAAAGATCAACCCGATATTTATTTATATGATATAGCCTCGGGCAGCGCTAAGCAAATTACAGATTACGCTGGCATTGATGTAAATGGAAATTTTATCGACGGCGATTCGCGCGTGGCTTTTGTGAGCGATCGTTTAGGTTATCCGAACGTATTTGCCACTAGCATAAACGGCGGCAACGTTCAGCAGCTCGTCTATCACGGCAAAAATAATAACTCCATCAGCACAAATGGTAATTATGTTACTTACTCTAGTCGCGACGGCGGGGGCGGATTTAATATATATTTAATCTCAACTCAAACCGATATGATTCGCCAGTTAACGGCTAGCGGCAAAAATATGTTTCCTAGATTTTCTAGCGATGGCGGCAGCATTATGTTTATCAAGCAAGACGGCAGCGGAAGCTCGGTAGGTATTATCAGAGTTAATGAGAATAAAAGTTTCCAATTTCCGTTAAGAGTGGGTAAAATTCAATCGGTTGATTGGTAA